The following proteins are encoded in a genomic region of Pagrus major chromosome 16, Pma_NU_1.0:
- the insm1b gene encoding insulinoma-associated protein 1b, with amino-acid sequence MPKGFLVKRNKKSAHVSYRTRSDDDDLHEPPTPAALPYQADPSPPMSVASSPDRAAASPDFRAAEAPVPRLEKPAQFGNPEAVCQALYSPTRPISKEHDREYFERSFNLGSPISAESFPTPASLSGLDHLMYAPVDLKIGTSNSSRSGTTSSSLPAPSNRVGTKRPAADGAERKPKPASKKPKAIRKLNFEDEVTTSPVLGLKIKEGPVEMKPRSQSSGGNKPLGEFVCQLCKEAYADPFSLAQHKCSRIVRVEYRCPECDKMFSCPANLASHRRWHKPRTTGVPAMSPAPGIKPEMAKMPPLGVKSVSDEAKDMSDRDTPSPGLSESGSEDGSYDCQFCGKRFKRQAYLRKHIMGHQALQKKVLEEHGFQTSDRAAEQVPVSSSSAPPPPPPPPSSSSSTSSSSSSSSEEASNQSPLNLSPVDCLLCPVCGESFTSRAGQERHLRLMHSSQIYPCKYCPATLYSSPGLTRHINKCHPSENRQVILLQMPVRPAC; translated from the coding sequence ATGCCCAAAGGATTCCTggtaaaaagaaacaagaaatctGCACATGTTTCCTACAGGACTCGGTCAGACGATGATGACCTCCACGAGCCGCCCACCCCAGCTGCCTTGCCGTATCAGGCGGACCCCTCCCCGCCGATGTCCGTGGCGTCCAGTCCGGACCGCGCCGCAGCATCGCCGGATTTCAGAGCAGCTGAGGCGCCGGTGCCAAGACTGGAGAAGCCGGCACAGTTCGGCAACCCAGAGGCAGTGTGCCAAGCCCTCTACAGCCCCACCCGGCCCATCAGCAAGGAACACGACAGGGAATATTTTGAGAGAAGTTTCAATTTAGGCTCGCCTATTTCTGCCGAGTCATTCCCGACACCTGCCTCCCTCTCCGGCCTGGACCATCTCATGTACGCACCCGTCGACCTGAAAATCGGCACCAGCAACAGCAGCCGCAGcggcaccaccagcagcagcctcccGGCACCGAGCAACCGGGTCGGTACCAAAAGACCCGCAGCTGACGGCGCAGAGCGCAAACCCAAACCCGCCTCCAAGAAACCCAAAGCCATTAGAAAACTCAACTTTGAAGACGAGGTGACGACTTCTCCCGTGCTTGGTCTCAAAATCAAAGAGGGGCCGGTGGAGATGAAGCCGAGGTCGCAGTCCTCTGGAGGAAACAAGCCTTTGGGGGAGTTTGTGTGTCAGCTGTGCAAGGAGGCGTACGCGGATCCCTTCTCCCTCGCTCAGCACAAGTGCTCCCGCATCGTCAGGGTCGAGTACCGGTGTCCCGAGTGCGATAAGATGTTCAGCTGCCCCGCCAACCTCGCCTCTCACCGCCGCTGGCACAAACCGCGGACCACCGGCGTACCTGCGATGTCACCGGCACCGGGCATCAAACCCGAAATGGCCAAAATGCCACCTCTGGGTGTCAAGTCAGTCTCCGACGAAGCCAAAGACATGAGTGACAGAGACACCCCGAGTCCAGGTCTGTCCGAGTCAGGCTCTGAAGATGGCTCATACGACTGCCAGTTCTGCGGGAAGAGGTTCAAGCGACAGGCATACCTAAGAAAACACATCATGGGACACCAGGCCTTGCAAAAGAAAGTGCTGGAGGAGCACGGGTTTCAAACCAGCGACCGCGCCGCAGAGCAGGTTCCGGTCTCATCCTCctcagcaccaccaccaccaccaccacctccatcatcatcatcatcaacatcatcatcatcatcatcatcctcagaGGAAGCCTCAAACCAAAGCCCTCTCAATCTGAGCCCGGTGGACTGCCTGCTGTGCCCGGTGTGCGGGGAGAGTTTCACCAGCAGGGCCGGCCAGGAGAGACACCTGCGCCTCATGCACTCCTCCCAGATTTACCCGTGCAAATACTGCCCCGCCACTCTCTACAGCTCGCCGGGGCTCACCAGGCACATAAACAAGTGCCACCCCTCGGAGAACAGGCAGGTGATCCTGCTCCAAATGCCCGTGCGCCCCGCCTGCTGA